From a single Nymphaea colorata isolate Beijing-Zhang1983 chromosome 4, ASM883128v2, whole genome shotgun sequence genomic region:
- the LOC116252178 gene encoding homeobox-leucine zipper protein HOX11-like → MAEEIGLDLNLFSGNHHALQLKLSTDASTSLPGLRLHNASPRADLSPDRNPGNFRVETRRFLKGIDVNRLPDATDGDGFEEEEEEEAVARASSPASTVSSLSLSGNKRGGDNDLLLEDDRSSPRGGAGGGNGASDEEDTSRKKLRLTKDQSAVLEESFKEHPTLNPKQKLALAKQLNLRPRQVEVWFQNRRARTKLKQTEVDCEFLKRCCENLTEENRRLQRELQELRALKLSPQFYMPVQATTLTMCPSCEKLAAMAATNNHCRIPPSAISPIPIRGFDMPARS, encoded by the exons ATGGCGGAAGAGATAGGGTTGGATCTGAACCTCTTCTCGGGGAATCATCACGCGTTGCAGTTGAAGCTCTCGACCGACGCTTCGACTTCGCTGCCGGGCCTTCGTCTTCACAACGCATCTCCACGTGCGGATCTCTCTCCAG ACAGAAATCCCGGCAACTTCAGAGTGGAGACGAGACGCTTTCTTAAGGGGATCGATGTGAATCGACTGCCTGATGCCACGGACGGAGACGGCTtcgaggaagaggaggaagaggaagccGTAGCCAGAGCATCCTCGCCTGCAAGCACGGTCTCGAGCCTGAGCCTGAGCGGCAACAAGCGAGGAGGAGACAACGATCTCCTCCTGGAGGATGACAGGTCTTCTCCTAGAGGAGGCGCCGGAGGAGGAAATGGTGCCAGCGACGAGGAGGACACCTCCAGGAAGAAGCTGAGGCTAACCAAGGACCAATCTGCCGTCTTGGAGGAGAGCTTCAAGGAGCACCCCACTCTCAATCCC AAGCAAAAACTAGCGTTGGCCAAGCAGTTGAATCTCCGGCCCAGGCAGGTGGAAGTCTGGTTCCAGAACCGCAGAGCAAG AACCAAGTTGAAGCAGACAGAAGTGGACTGCGAATTTCTCAAGCGTTGTTGTGAGAATTTGACGGAAGAGAACCGGAGACTGCAGAGAGAGTTGCAGGAGCTCCGGGCGCTCAAGCTCTCCCCTCAATTTTACATGCCTGTCCAAGCCACCACGCTCACCATGTGCCCTTCTTGTGAGAAGCTGGCGGCCATGGCCGCCACCAACAACCATTGCCGGATCCCGCCATCCGCCATTAGCCCGATTCCAATCCGCGGCTTCGACATGCCGGCGCGTTCATGA